One Verrucomicrobiaceae bacterium genomic window carries:
- a CDS encoding TIGR02206 family membrane protein — protein MPPAPPAFHPWSTPHQIVLLFVAVLLVLMLILARTRHRAAAERVLGVIMLTLWPASVTIHATCGSLTAQTLLPLQYCDVAGIAGGLALCTRRPFCCEVLYFFGLAGTLQGLLTPSLAYGFPDPRFFLFFAMHGLVPMAAIYTVTAPLHRPRPGSVWAVYAFSLGWFAITAVVNAALGTNYAFQCAKPAHASLFDHLGPVPWHNISAMLLGLVIYSLLALPFGLRRKG, from the coding sequence ATGCCACCCGCGCCGCCCGCCTTTCATCCCTGGAGCACTCCTCATCAGATCGTACTGCTCTTTGTCGCGGTCCTCTTGGTGCTCATGCTCATTCTCGCTCGCACACGGCACCGAGCAGCGGCGGAGCGTGTCCTCGGGGTGATCATGCTCACTCTATGGCCCGCCTCAGTGACTATCCACGCTACCTGTGGCTCTCTGACCGCGCAGACTCTGCTCCCGCTGCAATACTGTGACGTCGCTGGTATCGCGGGCGGTTTGGCCCTCTGCACACGCCGTCCCTTTTGCTGTGAGGTGCTGTACTTTTTCGGCCTCGCAGGCACTTTGCAGGGGCTGCTCACACCCTCGCTCGCCTATGGATTCCCAGATCCGCGCTTCTTTCTCTTTTTCGCCATGCACGGGCTAGTGCCCATGGCCGCCATCTACACGGTCACAGCGCCGCTGCATCGGCCACGTCCTGGCAGCGTGTGGGCCGTGTATGCCTTCTCTCTCGGCTGGTTTGCCATCACCGCAGTAGTGAATGCCGCACTCGGCACGAATTACGCCTTCCAATGCGCCAAGCCCGCCCACGCCAGCCTGTTTGACCACCTGGGGCCCGTCCCTTGGCATAATATCTCCGCTATGTTGCTCGGACTGGTCATCTACAGCCTTCTCGCCCTCCCTTTCGGTCTGCGGCGTAAAGGCTGA
- the speA gene encoding biosynthetic arginine decarboxylase, which produces MKAPSWSIEESADLYGIREWGHGYFDISKQGDVVVNLKDGKKSKAVSLASIVEDLCVRGTQLPLLVRFGDLLRGRIDELNEGFASAISEAKYQGVYRGVYPIKVNQQQEVIEEITRYGRKYHYGLEAGSKPELIAALAYMHDPQAYIVCNGYKDEEFIDLALYAQKMGLQVILVLEMPTELELILQRCKKMGVRPTLGVRFRLSTESAGHWSGSGGDASVFGLNISQLMRVVDHLREEGMLDCLRMLHYHQGSQIPNIRAIRQAVTEATRVYVGLVQEGARMGILDLGGGLAISYDGQKGASAASSNYGTKEYCADVIEAISEVTAEAGVPHPDIITESGRAIVAYYSVLIINILDINRFEPRACIADIEIDKDSPALLRNLHELRIEAVRNASKTSRDRLQEIYNDAVYYRDKLRSEFNYGKVNLRERSHGEELYWDILKWVSDMREKCEHDGSQMDRLDTVLTDYYYGNFSVFQSLPDLWAIDQIFPVMPIHRLKEKPTRNAVLSDITCDSDGKIDKFALADGISRSLPLHDPDIEKGEQYKLGIFLVGAYQETLGDLHNLLGDTNVVSVHLENGKIKYSELEGDSVSEVLSYVEYEPKDMITRFRHLAENAVLSKRISASERREIMDVFEAGLRGYTYFES; this is translated from the coding sequence ATGAAAGCACCCTCCTGGTCCATCGAAGAATCCGCTGACCTCTACGGCATCCGCGAATGGGGACACGGCTACTTCGATATTTCGAAGCAAGGTGACGTCGTCGTGAATCTCAAAGACGGCAAGAAGTCCAAAGCCGTCTCACTGGCCTCCATCGTCGAAGACCTGTGTGTTCGTGGCACTCAGCTCCCGCTGCTAGTGCGCTTTGGCGACCTCCTGCGTGGCCGTATTGATGAACTGAACGAGGGTTTTGCATCCGCCATCAGCGAGGCCAAGTATCAAGGCGTCTATCGCGGCGTCTATCCCATCAAGGTCAACCAGCAGCAGGAAGTCATCGAGGAGATCACCCGATACGGTCGCAAATATCACTACGGACTCGAAGCCGGCAGCAAGCCCGAGCTCATCGCGGCTCTCGCCTACATGCATGATCCGCAGGCCTACATCGTCTGCAACGGCTACAAAGATGAGGAATTCATCGACCTAGCCCTCTACGCACAAAAAATGGGCCTCCAGGTGATCCTCGTGCTCGAGATGCCCACCGAGCTAGAGCTCATCCTCCAGCGCTGCAAAAAAATGGGCGTCCGCCCCACCCTCGGCGTGCGTTTCCGCCTCAGCACCGAGAGCGCAGGTCACTGGAGCGGCAGCGGCGGTGACGCCAGCGTCTTCGGGCTCAACATCAGCCAGCTCATGCGTGTCGTCGATCACCTGCGGGAGGAAGGCATGCTCGACTGCCTGCGCATGCTCCATTACCACCAGGGCTCGCAGATTCCGAACATCCGCGCCATCCGCCAAGCCGTCACCGAGGCCACTCGCGTCTATGTCGGCCTCGTCCAAGAAGGAGCTCGCATGGGCATCCTCGACCTCGGAGGCGGCCTCGCCATCAGCTACGACGGCCAAAAAGGTGCCAGCGCTGCCAGCAGCAACTACGGCACCAAAGAATACTGCGCCGACGTCATCGAAGCCATCTCCGAAGTCACCGCAGAGGCCGGCGTGCCCCACCCAGACATCATCACCGAGTCTGGTCGTGCCATCGTCGCCTACTACAGCGTCCTCATCATCAACATCCTCGACATCAATCGCTTCGAGCCCCGCGCCTGCATCGCCGACATCGAGATCGACAAAGACTCCCCTGCCCTCCTGCGCAATCTGCACGAGCTACGCATCGAAGCCGTCCGCAATGCCAGCAAAACCAGCCGCGACCGCCTCCAGGAAATCTACAACGATGCCGTCTATTACCGCGACAAGCTCCGCAGCGAATTCAACTACGGTAAGGTCAATCTCCGCGAGCGCTCCCACGGCGAAGAGCTCTACTGGGACATCCTCAAGTGGGTCTCCGACATGCGTGAAAAGTGCGAGCACGACGGCTCCCAGATGGATCGCCTCGATACCGTCCTCACCGACTACTACTACGGGAATTTCAGCGTCTTCCAGAGCCTCCCTGACCTCTGGGCCATCGACCAGATCTTCCCCGTCATGCCCATCCACCGCCTGAAGGAGAAGCCCACCCGCAACGCCGTCCTCTCTGACATCACCTGCGACAGCGACGGCAAGATCGACAAATTCGCCCTCGCAGACGGCATCAGCCGCAGCCTCCCCCTGCATGACCCCGACATCGAGAAAGGCGAGCAATACAAGCTCGGCATCTTCCTCGTCGGTGCGTATCAAGAAACCCTCGGCGACCTGCACAATCTGCTCGGCGACACCAACGTCGTCTCCGTCCATCTCGAAAACGGCAAAATCAAATACAGCGAGCTCGAAGGCGACAGCGTCTCCGAAGTCCTCAGCTACGTGGAATACGAGCCCAAAGACATGATCACCCGCTTCCGCCACCTCGCAGAAAACGCCGTGCTCTCCAAGCGCATCAGCGCCAGCGAACGCCGCGAAATCATGGACGTCTTTGAAGCCGGCCTCCGCGGCTACACCTACTTCGAGAGCTAA
- a CDS encoding DUF3592 domain-containing protein: protein MLKSTHHTSGGTAAGLGGGCAGLFGSVFILAGLAVGYFVYFPAVVDWWRSAEWEETPCWIEKVELKASRSSKGDSTHSVKAVYRYKFRGKTHRSERVSLLGGGDNMGDYQQEKFHQLERAKSANQAFPCLVNPEKPEEAILFRDLRWGILIFISLFPTLFPLVGGFVAFGGMAMAQQARAILKQKSLHPEEPWKWKPQWAGTAITASRDGFAALLVVALWILLVQLPLAAAVLMSGALSESLLALLVLLPVALAILPLRAVWRRLRARLVTGDVTLQPQKWPMLPGDRLDAQICFSKTLPPMLQLSLTARCMRKVVTGAGKSSSTSEETLWEETQLLSVSEARREGAGCSLPLHFDLPRKLPGTDIAPLLQLSRDRREHYWELLVNPGQGTKSITLPLPVFGEAAEGREEASEETELELESTSQQIEHRLKARGIEARFNPDGAPEYIHCPPGRNRSVAIFLIVFGAFWSGVFIVLLTQGAPLLFQLIWGITAPLIECYGIYLLLHQRRLEFSSSGIRIQNQAGAFYGKTEVLEPRHIIEFTHDSYMQSGNVHYYRVRAETTFGKKITLVDGITEEVTAERLKERLKHWKEAGEGVHPP from the coding sequence ATGTTAAAATCGACCCATCACACATCAGGCGGCACGGCGGCTGGGCTAGGGGGCGGTTGCGCGGGGCTTTTCGGCTCGGTGTTTATTCTAGCGGGGCTGGCGGTGGGATATTTCGTTTATTTCCCGGCCGTGGTGGACTGGTGGCGCAGTGCCGAGTGGGAGGAGACTCCGTGCTGGATCGAGAAAGTGGAACTGAAGGCCTCTCGTAGCAGCAAAGGCGACAGCACGCACAGTGTGAAGGCGGTTTATCGCTATAAATTCCGTGGGAAAACGCATCGGAGTGAGCGTGTGTCACTCCTGGGCGGTGGCGATAACATGGGTGACTATCAGCAAGAAAAGTTCCACCAACTCGAAAGAGCCAAATCAGCCAACCAAGCGTTTCCTTGCCTGGTGAACCCAGAAAAGCCGGAAGAAGCCATTTTGTTCCGTGATCTGCGCTGGGGCATTTTGATCTTCATTTCGCTCTTCCCCACGCTTTTCCCGCTGGTGGGCGGTTTCGTCGCTTTTGGTGGCATGGCCATGGCACAGCAGGCACGGGCAATTCTGAAGCAAAAGAGCCTTCACCCCGAGGAGCCGTGGAAATGGAAACCGCAGTGGGCAGGCACGGCGATTACGGCGAGTCGGGATGGATTCGCGGCTCTGCTGGTCGTGGCGCTGTGGATTCTGTTGGTGCAGTTGCCACTGGCCGCTGCCGTGCTAATGAGCGGTGCGCTTTCGGAGTCCTTGTTGGCGCTGCTGGTGCTGCTGCCTGTGGCGTTGGCCATTTTACCGCTTCGGGCGGTTTGGCGCAGGCTGCGTGCACGACTGGTGACAGGCGATGTGACACTCCAGCCACAAAAATGGCCGATGCTGCCAGGAGACAGGCTGGATGCGCAGATTTGCTTCAGCAAAACACTGCCGCCAATGCTGCAACTGAGCCTCACCGCACGCTGCATGCGCAAAGTCGTCACCGGAGCCGGAAAAAGCAGCTCCACGAGCGAAGAGACACTGTGGGAGGAAACGCAGCTCCTCAGCGTCAGCGAAGCGCGGCGGGAGGGCGCTGGCTGTTCCTTGCCCCTGCACTTTGATTTGCCGCGCAAACTCCCAGGCACCGACATCGCTCCGCTCCTCCAGCTCTCGCGTGATCGCAGAGAGCATTACTGGGAGCTCCTGGTGAATCCTGGGCAAGGCACCAAGTCCATCACACTGCCGCTACCCGTCTTTGGAGAAGCCGCAGAGGGCAGGGAAGAGGCCAGCGAGGAGACAGAGCTGGAGCTGGAGTCAACTTCGCAACAGATAGAGCACCGCCTGAAGGCTCGCGGGATCGAAGCACGCTTCAATCCAGATGGAGCACCGGAGTACATCCACTGCCCACCCGGTCGGAATCGCTCGGTGGCGATCTTTTTGATCGTGTTTGGTGCCTTTTGGTCTGGAGTCTTCATCGTGCTGCTGACACAGGGTGCGCCGCTGCTGTTTCAGCTCATCTGGGGCATCACGGCACCCTTGATCGAGTGCTATGGCATCTATCTCCTGCTCCATCAGCGCAGGCTGGAGTTCAGTAGCAGCGGCATCCGCATTCAGAACCAAGCGGGTGCATTCTACGGCAAGACCGAGGTGCTCGAGCCGCGCCACATCATCGAATTCACTCATGATAGCTACATGCAGTCCGGCAACGTGCACTACTACCGAGTGCGAGCAGAGACCACGTTCGGGAAAAAGATCACGCTTGTCGATGGCATCACCGAAGAGGTCACCGCCGAGCGGCTGAAAGAGCGCCTGAAGCACTGGAAGGAGGCGGGTGAAGGCGTCCATCCACCATGA
- a CDS encoding MBL fold metallo-hydrolase, which produces MRIHTLDLHFQNHPGLIAAYVIENAGEYALIETGPGSTLATLRTALQAAGIDEKAIRKVFVTHIHLDHSGAAGWFAQNGATLYCHPAAARHLIDPAKLIDSARLVYGSQFDPLWGETLPAPAENVIALADGESIPFGELRITAWDTPGHARHHHAYVIGDVCFTGDVAGMRLQGTDYLSVTAAPPQFDPAAYVQSVDRLLAADFKTLYLTHFGPVQDVSAHLSAYRARIAEVHQVIAAWHAAGLDEAALRSRYHDHEHAHAAATGLSEADWLRCESGNSTAMCADGIRLFCAKAKS; this is translated from the coding sequence ATGCGCATCCACACCCTCGATCTCCACTTCCAGAATCACCCCGGCCTCATCGCCGCCTATGTCATCGAAAACGCAGGTGAATATGCACTTATCGAGACAGGGCCCGGCTCCACGCTCGCCACACTACGCACGGCACTCCAGGCCGCAGGCATTGACGAAAAAGCCATCCGCAAAGTCTTCGTCACGCACATCCATCTCGATCATTCCGGTGCCGCAGGTTGGTTCGCACAAAACGGAGCCACGCTCTACTGCCACCCTGCCGCTGCACGGCATCTGATTGACCCGGCCAAGCTCATCGACAGCGCCCGCCTCGTCTATGGCAGCCAATTTGATCCTCTATGGGGCGAGACACTGCCCGCCCCAGCGGAAAACGTCATCGCACTCGCCGATGGCGAGAGTATTCCGTTCGGAGAGCTGCGCATCACTGCCTGGGACACGCCTGGGCATGCCCGGCACCATCACGCCTATGTCATCGGCGACGTCTGCTTCACCGGCGATGTGGCGGGCATGCGGCTCCAGGGCACCGATTATCTCAGCGTCACCGCCGCACCACCGCAGTTCGATCCCGCCGCCTATGTGCAGAGCGTGGATCGACTGCTCGCAGCGGACTTTAAAACACTTTACCTCACGCACTTCGGCCCCGTGCAGGATGTCAGCGCCCATCTCTCCGCTTACCGCGCCCGCATCGCGGAGGTGCATCAAGTCATCGCCGCATGGCACGCCGCTGGGCTGGATGAAGCGGCCCTGCGCAGCCGCTACCATGATCACGAGCACGCACACGCCGCCGCCACTGGCCTCAGTGAAGCCGACTGGCTGCGCTGTGAGAGTGGCAACAGCACCGCTATGTGTGCCGATGGCATCAGGCTCTTCTGCGCCAAAGCCAAATCATAG